tctctctctctctctcacagtATACGACAAATACAGGCGACAGTCGCGGGGCGTATCGTTCCGACACGTCTTAGTCACATTCACAACAGCATATCAACCTCAAAACAGGAGTTTTGGTTCCACTCTCACCGACTAAAACTAAACCCTCTCcccctctctcttctctcttctctcttctctccccACTTCACTCTCTGGCCTTCTCTGTTCTCCTTCCCGAAGATCTGTCTTCTATGGCCGAGTCCTCAGAAAGTGGCTCTGTAACTGGGCCTGGGAGCTTGAACCCTGACTCCGATCTGTCGTTCAATGGCCGAGTCGAGATAGACACTTCGACACCGTTCGAGTCAGTCAGAGAGGCGGCGAACCGGTTCGGCGGTTTCGGTTTCTGGAGACCTTCTCACAGTTATAAATCCCCAGGAGCCTTTCaggtttctcttttctttaagCTTTGTCCGAAAGATTGTAACTTTTAGGGTTTCTCTGCTGTTAATTGATTAAGTTTGTTTAGCAATGCTCTTGTCTGAACACGACAAGAAGATATCCGACACAAACTAAATGTTTTTCTCCTCTTTGCTGAATTACTTGGAACTGATGTTTGATGTTGTCTGGCTCATGTCTTGAACCACACATAATGATGATAAAGTTTTCTGATTTTTGGTGTTAGGAAAACGTGGAAGGTGATATCATTAGACTCAAGGGACAGGCTGCTGAGCTACAGAACGATCTAATCTCGAAAGAACGAGAGACGCTCGAGGTTGTTAAGGAGCTTGATGCCACTAAAGCCACTGTTGAAGAGCTAAACTCGAAGCtgcagcagaagaagaagaagaatgaggAGGAAGTTGACGGTTGTATCAAGCCAGCGGGTGATGTACTAAAGGATCTAAGCAAGGCTAAGATGAATTTGTGCAAGAGGACGGTAGATCTCGCGGGTATACGAGGGTCTGTTGAGGTCTTGAACAAGCAACTGCAAGAAGAAAAGGATGCACTTGAGAAGACTCGCGAGAGACTCATGCAAAGGTCTTTGAAGGTGGTGGAGAATGATGCGTTTGGAATGATGGATGATGAGGTTCAAAGACTCGGCCGCGAAGCTCAAGAGTTCAGGAAGACGGGAGAGAACGCACGGGAGGAGATTGTGAAAGCAGTGGCGGAGATTGAAGACACTAGAGAGAAGATCAAAGCGGCTAAGATAAGGTTGGTTGCTGCTAGAAAGATGAAGGAAGCTGCCAGAGGTGCTGAGGCTGTTGCACTCGCAGAGATTAAGGCAGTGGAGGAAGCTGTGGAGAGAGTGGACACTGCAAATGCTACAAAACTCGAAGGAGAAGATGTGCTACGAAACTCGCAGAAAGACAAAGGACAGAGGAGAAGATTATCTTCATCAGTGAACAACACTGCCAAGTTCAAGAGCAGAAGAGAGAGTGCAACAACACCAAGAGCAACGCGTCTGATGGATGTAAACGGACTGCATCTGACATATGATGATGTTGCTGTTGTTGGTTCATCATCTTCGGCCCCTGTCTTGAAGCCAACAATGTCAATAGGGCAAATACTCAGCAAGAAGCTACTACTTGTTGCTGAGGATTCAGATGTGATGAATGTTGCTAGCGAGAGGAAGAAAATGTCGTTGGGTCAGATGCTGGCAAATAATGATGAAACTTGGAGCAAGAAGAGTGAAGGGAAGGAGAATGGGAAAAGATCAGTGACTCGAAAGAGGTTTGCTAAGATCGCTATGTTGTTGAAGAAACAGAGCAAGGACAAGAAGAAGATAGCTGTGAAGTTGAGGTGATAGAAATGATCAATGTGTGTTTTGACTTCTTGCTTGTGTTTTGTTACAAACATTCTATTAAGAAGTCTCTTCTATATCCCGACTGATTAGAGTTTACTAAGATACATAGAACAATGGGTTCCGAGACTAACCAAATCACCATCATCTAGTGGAATGGATTAGTAAAGTAACCAAGCTAGTCTGATCAAGACTACAACTTCGAAAACAGAATCAACCATCTAATGAAATTCAGTGCTTACTAACCATTCTCCAAGCTTAGCTTAAACAAACATAGCTTAGAACTACCATaggtttctatttttttctcaacttGATCAAAGGAGTCTCTGCACTCATGAGCCCCATTATTTTAAAGCCGTTTCTTGCTTGAACCTCAATATTGTTGTGTTCAGGGTCTTGCTTTGGCTCTTTTGCCAGATTCATCTGTCATCTTTTAAAAGAAACCTTTTTGTCAATCAACCTTTTTTATACATCGTAATTATAAGTACAACAAGTTATagctttttgtattttaatagatttagaaATCTACACCTAAATCAGTCTTATCTATGATTTTAATATCGTACTCCCcctatttcaaaaaaaaaatacatattctaaagaaaaatttgtttcaaaacacaatttttatatttgtaatgtaatttttgtcaactaataataaaaaattgtgaaattcaaaaacattaattatattttgtaaaatcttattggttttaaaatatagaaaatataaaattacagaaaattaTCCATTTATTACTAAACATGTACTATTTTTAAACGGAGGGAGAATGTTATTAGTTCTAAATTTATAAGACATAAATTCAAATCAATAGATAGAGTTTCAAAATGAATTTTACTAGATTTATAAGAACTAAGTTGAAAATATAGAGAACTAAAATTCGAAAGAAAAGTTTGGGGTTTATAAATAgaaatcataaaatttaattaaatatataaatttatataaatagtttcaaatccAATTACATAAAGAAATAACACATTCTCAAATAGtgaatttataaaagtgaaataaaaatggaaaaaataaagaaaaaaagaaaatagtgagGCATATATTGTCGGTGACCCGTAGCTAGGAAGGAAAGAGGAAGGTCAACAATCTCCTCTCCCATATATATTCTCCTTCCCTCTCTTTAATTACTTGTCACGTTTCATACCTCTAATCTTTAaaactctctttcttcttctctcagaTCTGCCAAACTCTGCGCCAACAACAACAATGGCTTCCGCATCTCCTCCCACCCTCCCAATCTCCAACCCCCAAACCGTCCCCTCCGCCGCCCCATCCTCCCTCGAATCCCAATCCCCACCAATCGCAACCCCCGCCTTCCGCGCGTTCATCAACCGCATCACCGAGACCGTCTCCAACGGCCTCTCCCAGCGCCGTCCCTGGGCCGAGCTCGCCGACCGCTCCGCCCTCTCCAAACCCGAATCGATCTCCGACGCCGCCGTCCGCATCCGCAAGAACTACTCCTACTTCAAGGTCAACTACCTCGCCGTGGCGACGGCCATCGTCGGGTTCTCCCTCGTGACCCACCCCTTCTCCCTCGCCTTCCTCCTCTGCCTCCTCGCCTCCTGGCTCTTCCTCTACCTCTTCCGCCCCTCCGATCAGCCGATTGTGATTCTAGGTCGGACTTTCTCCGATCGGGAGACGCTGGGTTGCTTGATCTTGTTCAGCATCTTCGTGGTGTTCCTAACTGACGTTGGATCTGTGCTCGTGTCGGCGGTTATGGTTAGTGTGGCGTTGATCTGCGCGCATGGTGCGTTTAGGGCTCCAGAGGATCTTTTCTTGGATGAGCAGGAGCCGGCTGCGACTGGTTTTCTTTCGTTCCTTGGTGGGGCCGCTTC
This genomic window from Raphanus sativus cultivar WK10039 unplaced genomic scaffold, ASM80110v3 Scaffold1083, whole genome shotgun sequence contains:
- the LOC108844079 gene encoding WEB family protein At2g38370 — encoded protein: MAESSESGSVTGPGSLNPDSDLSFNGRVEIDTSTPFESVREAANRFGGFGFWRPSHSYKSPGAFQENVEGDIIRLKGQAAELQNDLISKERETLEVVKELDATKATVEELNSKLQQKKKKNEEEVDGCIKPAGDVLKDLSKAKMNLCKRTVDLAGIRGSVEVLNKQLQEEKDALEKTRERLMQRSLKVVENDAFGMMDDEVQRLGREAQEFRKTGENAREEIVKAVAEIEDTREKIKAAKIRLVAARKMKEAARGAEAVALAEIKAVEEAVERVDTANATKLEGEDVLRNSQKDKGQRRRLSSSVNNTAKFKSRRESATTPRATRLMDVNGLHLTYDDVAVVGSSSSAPVLKPTMSIGQILSKKLLLVAEDSDVMNVASERKKMSLGQMLANNDETWSKKSEGKENGKRSVTRKRFAKIAMLLKKQSKDKKKIAVKLR
- the LOC108844522 gene encoding PRA1 family protein B4, whose product is MASASPPTLPISNPQTVPSAAPSSLESQSPPIATPAFRAFINRITETVSNGLSQRRPWAELADRSALSKPESISDAAVRIRKNYSYFKVNYLAVATAIVGFSLVTHPFSLAFLLCLLASWLFLYLFRPSDQPIVILGRTFSDRETLGCLILFSIFVVFLTDVGSVLVSAVMVSVALICAHGAFRAPEDLFLDEQEPAATGFLSFLGGAASSAAPAVIAARG